The Medicago truncatula cultivar Jemalong A17 chromosome 4, MtrunA17r5.0-ANR, whole genome shotgun sequence genome includes a region encoding these proteins:
- the LOC11440395 gene encoding polygalacturonase produces MCKLNNLLPFVLIIITLSCYLNSSTAKAASSSSTYNVINYGAKPDGKTDSTKAFGNVWAKACSSPYPASIYVPQGKFLLGTATFSGKCINKAISITIDGTLVASSNYRVTGKNGNWLKFQHVDGVSIRGGLLDGQGTALWDCKNSDKSNCPIGATTLEFSNSKNIMISGLTSMNSQMFHIVFNGCENVKMQGVNIMAAGNSPNTDGIHVQMSSHVTIVNSKIRTGDDCISIGPGTSNLWIENIACGPGHGISIGSLGWKLNEPGVQNVTVKTVTFTGTQNGVRIKSWGRPSNGFVRNIFFQDAIMVNVQNPIVIDQNYCPNNKGCPGQASGIKVSGVTYQNIHGTSATQVAVKFDCSSKYPCSGIKMKDVKLTYKNQVAEASCNHAGGAALGSVQPESCL; encoded by the exons ATGTGTAAACTAAACAATCTTCTTCCTTTTGTCTTAATCATAATCACATTATCTTGTTACTTAAATTCCTCAACCGCAAAAGCGGCGTCGTCGTCGTCGACATACAATGTAATAAACTATGGAGCCAAACCAGATGGTAAAACTGATTCCACAAAGGCATTTGGAAATGTATGGGCTAAGGCATGTTCCTCGCCGTATCCGGCATCAATTTACGTGCCACAAGGGAAATTCTTACTTGGAACTGCAACATTTAGTGGAAAATGTATCAATAAAGCTATTTCCATAACCATTGATGGCACTTTGGTGGCTTCATCTAATTACCGTGTAACCGGTAAAAATGGTAATTGGTTGAAGTTTCAGCATGTCGACGGGGTTTCGATCCGCGGCGGTTTGCTTGATGGACAAGGTACTGCTTTGTGGGATTGTAAAAATTCGGACAAAAGTAATTGTCCAATTGGAGCCACG ACGTTGGAATTTAGTAACTCAAAAAACATTATGATTAGTGGTTTGACATCAATGAATAGTCAAATGTTCCACATAGTGTTCAATGGATGCGAAAATGTAAAAATGCAAGGTGTCAATATCATGGCAGCCGGAAACAGCCCAAACACCGACGGCATCCACGTCCAAATGTCCTCCCATGTCACCATCGTCAACTCCAAAATTCGAACCGGCGATGATTGTATCTCAATTGGCCCTGGTACAAGTAATTTGTGGATTGAAAACATTGCATGTGGACCGGGACATGGAATAAG TATTGGAAGTTTAGGATGGAAATTGAATGAACCAGGAGTACAAAATGTGACAGTTAAAACAGTTACATTCACAGGAACTCAAAATGGTGTTAGAATAAAATCTTGGGGTAGACCTAGCAATGGATTTGTGAGGAACATCTTTTTCCAAGATGCAATCATGGTTAATGTCCAAAACCCAATTGTAATTGACCAGAATTATTGCCCAAACAACAAAGGCTGCCCCGGTCAG GCCTCTGGAATTAAAGTGAGTGGTGTAACATACCAAAACATTCATGGAACATCTGCAACACAAGTAGCTGTGAAATTTGACTGTAGTTCAAAGTATCCATGCAGTGGAATAAAGATGAAGGATGTAAAGCTCACTTACAAAAATCAAGTAGCTGAAGCATCATGTAACCATGCTGGTGGAGCTGCCTTGGGTTCAGTTCAACCAGAGAGTTGCTTATAG